Below is a window of Candidozyma auris chromosome 3, complete sequence DNA.
GCTGCGCCGTAGTTGTGAATGAGCACTCTGCCAGCGTCTACAAACTCTTTTTCTATGCGGGcgcctccttctctgcctGGTCTCAAACCAGCTACCACCCGCAAgatctcaagatcttcaatcCGTTTGCCCTTCCTGTTCTCCTCGAGAATTTTTGGGTACAATTCGGTTGtcctcttcaagatgtctTCTGTCTGCTCCCGAAACGTATCGGCTGTCCAATCAcctttttgcaaaaagccGCCTAGGATAAGTTGATCGTTTGAGTATGGCCGTTTAATAATGTAGGTTGGCTTCGCAGCGTCCCACTTCATGACATTTTCTTGGATATGTGGGGCTTTGATCACGACCACTTGGCCTCTCATTGGAAGACTTTTGTCATCGTTCACCCCTCCAAGACTTCTAGAACCAAGTCCGGTACAATTGAAGACGACCTTTGTATCAGTATAATATGCCTCTCTTATGTTTTTTAACTCTCTTCTCTCGAAGCGAACCCCCAATGATTTTAACAAGTTTTGGAACGATACTAGGAACTTGGGACAATTGAAATTCCAGGAAATATACTCAATTCCGTAGCTTACATCCTCGGGCAAGTCTTCTTCCCGAAGTATGGCAAGATCGTACAAATATGTTTTCCAAGAAGCGATCTTTCTCTCTGAAGGTGGCTCAACGAAATACTCCGTCGATTTGTATCTGTCTAGACCACATTGAGGACCACCCAAAAACCGCTGCAAGTTTCCCAATTCTGTATAAGTCACCTTATCGTAAGCCAAGGTATCAGGATCATCGCCGGTAATGCATGAGAAGTTGCCTCCAGCATAAGGAGACGTATAATTGATTGACTCGTCCCCAGGGTGAAATTTGGCGACAATCAAGATATCATCTGGATGCACATtgttctcaagaagcttataCGCAGTGTAATGGCCAATTATACCGGCTCTGATGTTAGCAAAGTTACCGTCTAGGTAGCCCAAGACTTCACGTACCCTACTATAACATAGTGTGGCATTTCTTAGAAACAAGGTGTGGTTGATGATGCCTCATACAAGCACTTTCCGACGTGCAGGAAAATTTCACGGGATTCGATCAACGATACGCCGACATAAGGACATAAAAGGAGAATCGGTTTATCGATCTGTTATTACTATCATtggcatcaagaagaagcaaaaaaatcaatatAATTGATACAGGCCTAAATCTCATCGTAATATAACCAGATTTCCTCATATTACTTCAAATTATAGTCGGCTTCACTTACTTCacatttttcgcagccatttgcaGAAACCAGACTAATCCTCACACTTGCCAAATGCATTAAATATTAAAGGAGACAAGAAAATTTAGCCTGGcgtttttttctttgaaaatttAGATACAGCAAGCAGGTTTTATCAGAGAGCACTGAAAGCACGAGTAAAATTGACTACCAGAACATCTTCGGAACATATGGAAGACAG
It encodes the following:
- the IFG3 gene encoding Ifg3p, which translates into the protein MPHYVIVGAGIIGHYTAYKLLENNVHPDDILIVAKFHPGDESINYTSPYAGGNFSCITGDDPDTLAYDKVTYTELGNLQRFLGGPQCGLDRYKSTEYFVEPPSERKIASWKTYLYDLAILREEDLPEDVSYGIEYISWNFNCPKFLVSFQNLLKSLGVRFERRELKNIREAYYTDTKVVFNCTGLGSRSLGGVNDDKSLPMRGQVVVIKAPHIQENVMKWDAAKPTYIIKRPYSNDQLILGGFLQKGDWTADTFREQTEDILKRTTELYPKILEENRKGKRIEDLEILRVVAGLRPGREGGARIEKEFVDAGRVLIHNYGAAGYGYQAGIGMADKAVSLALDRSKL